One part of the Aestuariirhabdus litorea genome encodes these proteins:
- a CDS encoding DODA-type extradiol aromatic ring-opening family dioxygenase — MEHPSSGNIPRVLYLAHGGGPLPLLGDEGHREMVATLASIRERLERPSLILVISAHWETPVATLTAGAAPPLLYDYYGFPPEAYRLQYPAPGAPEWAARLQAQLAEAGVEVALDRQRGFDHGFFVPLSLLYPEADIPCLQLSLLDSLDPRRHIELGRALGRALAAIDPPNVLVVGSGMSFHNMRAFFASPSEADRAQNHDFERWLRETCSDPALSEAERAERLEQWVEAPGARYCHPREEHLLPLQLCYGVAGRAASECFELEVLNKKVSMYLW, encoded by the coding sequence ATGGAACACCCATCATCAGGCAATATCCCCCGGGTCCTCTATCTGGCTCACGGCGGCGGGCCACTGCCACTGTTGGGGGACGAAGGCCATAGGGAGATGGTGGCGACCCTGGCGTCAATCAGGGAGCGGCTCGAACGCCCCTCGCTGATCCTGGTGATCAGCGCCCACTGGGAGACGCCCGTTGCCACCCTCACCGCCGGCGCGGCGCCCCCGCTCCTCTACGATTACTACGGCTTTCCCCCCGAGGCCTATCGTCTGCAGTACCCGGCGCCCGGCGCGCCGGAGTGGGCCGCACGGCTTCAGGCCCAACTGGCCGAGGCCGGTGTCGAGGTGGCGCTGGATCGGCAGCGGGGCTTTGATCACGGGTTTTTTGTGCCCCTGAGCCTGCTCTATCCCGAGGCCGATATCCCCTGCCTGCAGCTCTCGCTGCTGGATTCCCTCGACCCGCGCCGGCACATCGAGCTGGGGCGTGCGCTGGGCAGGGCGCTGGCGGCGATTGACCCGCCCAATGTGCTGGTGGTGGGGTCGGGGATGTCGTTCCACAATATGCGGGCCTTTTTTGCCTCGCCCTCGGAGGCCGACCGGGCGCAGAACCACGACTTTGAGCGCTGGCTGCGGGAGACCTGCTCCGACCCGGCGTTGTCGGAGGCGGAGCGGGCCGAGCGGCTGGAGCAGTGGGTCGAGGCCCCCGGGGCGCGGTACTGTCATCCCCGGGAGGAGCACCTGCTGCCATTGCAGCTCTGTTATGGGGTGGCGGGGCGAGCCGCTAGTGAGTGTTTTGAGCTTGAGGTGTTGAATAAGAAGGTGAGTATGTATTTGTGGTAG